The following DNA comes from Vicinamibacteria bacterium.
CAGATGCTGGACGAGCTCAAGAAGCTCGTCGAAGGGGTTCGCCGCGTCTCGGACGCCGTGGCCCACGATCTGCGCACACCGCTCGCCCGACTCAAGACGAGGCTCGAGCGGCTTCGAAAGACGAAAGCGGACCCGGAAATCGAGGCGGCGATCCACGAGACCGACCATCTGCTCGCCGTCTTTGCCGCGCTCCTGCGCATCGCCCGGATCGAGACCGGCGAGCGCGCCCGAGCCGTGCTCGCGAACGTCGACCTGACCTCGCTGGTAGACGACGTGGCAGAGCTCTACGCACCTCTCATCGAGGACGCCGACAAGAAGCTCGTGCTGCACAACTCCCCGGGAATCGAAGTGCGGGGCGACCGAGACATGCTGTTTCAAGCCCTGGTGAACCTTCTCGACAACGCGCTCAAGCACACGTCGCCCGGCGGCCAGATCGAAATCGCTCTCTCGTCGACCGGGGAGGGCATCGAGATCGTGGTCGCGGACGACGGGCCGGGTATTCCCCTCGAGGAGCGCAGCCGCGTGCGCGAACGCTTCTACCGCCTGGATCGTAGCCGAACGACCGCTGGAGCCGGACTTGGATTGAGCCTCGTGGAAGCCGTGGCCAAGCTGCACGCCGGCTCGCTTCAGCTCCTGGACAACGCGCCGGGACTCAGGGCGGTCGTCCGCCTGGGAAGGCGCGAAGGTGACGGTAAAACCCGTTACAATCTGGCCCGTGAATGACGAGCCCAGCCGACACCCTTTCATTTGGCTCGTCTATGCCGGCCTGTTCGGCGCAGCGATCCCGTGGTATTTCACCGAGGGAGCGGCCGATCCGATCTGGCTCGGCCTGCCTCGCTGGGTAGCAGTCTCTCTCGCCGCCACTCTCGCGATCGCTCTTTTCACTGCCTTCGTCATCGAGCGCTACTGGAACGACGACCCGCCATGAACGGCATTCCTCTGAGCGTCGGGGCCCTGTTGTTCGTCGGCGCTTATTTGGGCTCGATGATCGCTCTCGGCCTTACCGCCCGACGAGCTCGAAAGAGCGACAACCTGAGTGATTTCTATCTCGCGGGAAGAAGCCTCGGCCCCCTCGTCCTCCTGCTCACCCTCTATGCCACGCAGTACAGCGGGAACACGATCGTGGGCTACCCGGGAGAATCCTATCGGCTCGGCTACGCATGGATGATGAGCGTTTCCTTCATGATGTCGATCGTCGTCGTCTACCTTCTCTTCGCACCGCGACTCCAGCGGCTCGCGAGACAGAACGGCTTCGTCACCCCCGGCGATTTTCTGGACTACCGTTTTCGTTCGCCCGCGCTCTCGGTCGTCATCAACATCATTTTGGTCGTCTCCATCGGGAACTACCTCCTCGCTCAGCTCATGGCGATGGGGCACGTCGTGGCGGGGGTCAGCGACAACAACCTCCCCTACTGGTTGGGCATCGTCGTGCTGGTCGTCGTCATCATCGCTTACGAGACCCTGGGAGGTCTTCGCGCGGTTGCCTGGACGGACTGCGTCCAGGGGTTGATGCTGCTCGTTGGCCTCGTCGCGCTACTCCATGCTTTCGCACCCACGCCATCCGATTGGCACGCGGTGACCGAATGGCTGAATCGAAACGCCCCCGAAAAGACCGCCGTTCCCGGCCGGGAGATGCAGCTACGCTGGCTCTCCACCGTGGTGTTGATCGGGTTTTCCGCCGCGGTCTATCCGCAGGCGATCCAGCGAATCTATGCGGCCCGCAGCACCCGAGTGTTGAAGCGATCGCTCCAGGTGCTGGTTTTCATGCCACTGGTTACGACCACGGTCGTCGTGCTCGTAGGGCTCGTGGGTATCCGTCGTTACTCGGGACTCGCCGGCATCGAAGCCGATCAGGTCCTGCCTCTCCTCTTGCACGAGTGGTCCCAGGAATCGGCCTACGGTTACGCGATGGCGGTTCTCGTGGTGACCGGAACTCTCGCCGCGATCATGTCGACCGCCGACTCGGTTCTGTTGAGCCTCTCCTCCATTCTTTCCAAGGACCTCCTCGGCAAGACGGTCCTTCGCGGGGCCAGCGAGGAGCGCCTTACGGCGATCGGGAAGCGCGTCTCATGGCTCGTCATGGCATTGCTCGCGCTCATCGCCGTGACCCCTCGTATCACTCTCTGGGGACTGATCGAGCTGAAGGCGGAGATTCTCGTCCAAGCATCGCCCGCGTTCGTGCTCGGCAGCCTATGGCCGGGGCTCGAGGCGCGGGGAGTGCTGTGCGGCGCAATACTAGGAGCCCTGGTTGCCGGCCTGGGCACCCTGTTCGGCCACTCGCTCGGAGTCGTCGCCTGGCTCGCCAATTTGACGGTCGCGGTGGGCCTTTCGCTGGCGTTGGCGGGAGAAGGGTGATGACAAACTCAACCCACCCTGCGCGAGCGGAGCGAGCCCGGCGCGCTTGCCGCGCCGTAAAACAGCCCGAGCCGTGGCGGCTCGATCGATCACGGGTCCCGCCACGGCATTGAGCACGAAGAAGACCGGAACCACAACAACGTCGGGTGTGAGAGGGTTAACAAATCGCCGAGGCCCCACTATCTAAAATGATGCCATGCGTTTCCCGGTCGCCTCGCTCGCCTTCGTCGCCATTCTCGCCTCCGGTTTTTCCTCGGCGCAACCCCTCGTCGAGTTCACCGAAGAGCTCGATTTCGACCGGCCCGAGTCGTGGGCGATGAAGTACTTCGCTTCTCTCGCGCTCATGACCGGAATGGGAGTTCCGGAGCGGATGGGGCCGGGTGCGATCGACGTCGGCTTCGAAGGAGGTTTCGTGCCCCAGCTCGATGACGATCAGCGCCGGGTGGGATTCGGGGGAACGAAGCTCGAGGAGCTCAATCGCACGCACTTCTTTGGGAGGGTTCGAGGACGGATCGGGCTCTCGGAAACCATTTCCTTGGAGCTCGGTTACGTTCCTCCCTTCGATTTGGGAGGCACGAAACCAAATCTCTTCGCCATCGGCGTGGGAAGACCGTTCCGCCTGTCGGAAACGTGGCAACTCGGCCTGCGAGGATACGGCCAGTTCGGCACGATCGAAGGAGACATCACCTGCAGCGAGAAAGAGATCGAGACCGGCCCCAACCCCTTCAATTGTGAGGCCCCGTCGAACGACCAGATCACGCAGCGTGTGTACGGCGTGGAGGTGAACACCGGCTTCGTGAGCGACGGGCCCTGGCGGCCCTACTTCGGCATCGCATTCAACTATATGGACCTCGAGTTCCAGATCGACGCGCTCTACTCGGGGATCCACGACCGAACTCTCCAGCTCACCGACGGCGGCACGGTGTCCTTTACCGGAGGAATTACTTACGTCGCCAACGAGAAGTGGCGCATCATGGGAGAGCTCTTCTACTCGCCTTTGTCCGTCGTTCGCCCGCCGTCCACGTCGTCCCAGAACGACGGGCTCTTCAACGGGAGGTTCCTGATAACTTATCGGATTCGCTGAGCAGGAGCGCCCCCCGATACAAGCAATAGAGTCCCGCCATCTGTATCACATGGTAGAGGTCGTTCTGGTTGAAGTG
Coding sequences within:
- a CDS encoding HAMP domain-containing sensor histidine kinase; translation: QMLDELKKLVEGVRRVSDAVAHDLRTPLARLKTRLERLRKTKADPEIEAAIHETDHLLAVFAALLRIARIETGERARAVLANVDLTSLVDDVAELYAPLIEDADKKLVLHNSPGIEVRGDRDMLFQALVNLLDNALKHTSPGGQIEIALSSTGEGIEIVVADDGPGIPLEERSRVRERFYRLDRSRTTAGAGLGLSLVEAVAKLHAGSLQLLDNAPGLRAVVRLGRREGDGKTRYNLARE
- a CDS encoding sodium:solute symporter family protein; the protein is MNGIPLSVGALLFVGAYLGSMIALGLTARRARKSDNLSDFYLAGRSLGPLVLLLTLYATQYSGNTIVGYPGESYRLGYAWMMSVSFMMSIVVVYLLFAPRLQRLARQNGFVTPGDFLDYRFRSPALSVVINIILVVSIGNYLLAQLMAMGHVVAGVSDNNLPYWLGIVVLVVVIIAYETLGGLRAVAWTDCVQGLMLLVGLVALLHAFAPTPSDWHAVTEWLNRNAPEKTAVPGREMQLRWLSTVVLIGFSAAVYPQAIQRIYAARSTRVLKRSLQVLVFMPLVTTTVVVLVGLVGIRRYSGLAGIEADQVLPLLLHEWSQESAYGYAMAVLVVTGTLAAIMSTADSVLLSLSSILSKDLLGKTVLRGASEERLTAIGKRVSWLVMALLALIAVTPRITLWGLIELKAEILVQASPAFVLGSLWPGLEARGVLCGAILGALVAGLGTLFGHSLGVVAWLANLTVAVGLSLALAGEG